In Chanodichthys erythropterus isolate Z2021 chromosome 11, ASM2448905v1, whole genome shotgun sequence, a single window of DNA contains:
- the LOC137030120 gene encoding cadherin-1-like: METMKIVRLGVIIFLCKFLLCESSCTPGFETELLVFKVHRDYLHRGAILGRVIFNTCDGRSRTLFQSSDEWFDVDTDGTVKLKREVDLHEGHKVFSVHAWDSSGKKHTVSVRVERVRHHEDHHMDTVMNISSPQMDSHSDDLVLMFPKSSKGLKRAKRDWVVPPFNVIENMRGPFPIKLVQIKSDMSKEAQIQYRITGEGADLDPKGLFIIERLSGNLFVTRALDRETKASYRLEAHATGVDANVGEKPMEIIVHVLDQNDNRPVFTQNSFNGNVPEAAEIGHEFMTVTATDADDPETDNAEIRYSIIKQEPESPNPNMFQINSVTGGILVNSLGLDREKWSKYTLTVVVTDMEGKGYQTTGTAVITVTDSNDNAPQFDQPSHTVSVPENKVGAEVAKLTVTDGDEEGSPAWSTKYRIISGDKGGFFSVSTGPSQLEGVITTVKPLDFEKNKQYILSVIVENEEPFVGSLATSTATVTVNVEDVNDPPEFNPKEKIIYKPEDSPVDSEVVSYTATDPDIGKPQKIMYKIGNDPDGWLSVNQNTGSIKVRKPMDRESSRVKDGKYRAIILAMDDDNPPATGTGTLIIELSDVNDNAPVINERNIKICNRGSNPVLLSITDKDVPPNAGPFTVETQGETSRNWSAMMSDTSTGVFLKLKSALKEGKYNVVLRVFDRESLFQDNTIQATVCDCEKGSCLERHSFCLR, translated from the exons ATGGAGACAATGAAGATTGTGCGATTGGGGGTCATTATTTTCCTCTGTAAG tTCCTTTTGTGTGAGTCTTCATGTACTCCTGGCTTTGAGACGGAGTTGCTGGTGTTTAAAGTGCACAGAGATTACCTTCACAGAGGAGCAATACTAGGAAGAG TAATTTTTAATACATGCGATGGAAGATCAAGAACGCTCTTTCAGTCCTCTGACGAGTGGTTTGATGTGGACACTGATGGGACTGTAAAACTGAAGAGAGAAGTGGATCTTCATGAAGGACACAAGGTGTTTTCTGTGCACGCTTGGGACTCCAGTGGCAAGAAGCACACGGTGTCTGTCAGAGTCGAGCGTGTCCGCCATCATGAGGACCATCACATGGACACGGTCATGAACATCTCCTCTCCACAG ATGGATTCTCACTCTGATGATCTggttctgatgtttccaaagtcTTCGAAGGGTCTGAAGAGAGCAAAGAGAGATTGGGTTGTTCCTCCATTCAATGTAATTGAGAATATGAGAGGTCCTTTCCCAATAAAGCTGGTCCAG ATAAAGTCAGACATGTCTAAAGAAGCTCAGATTCAATACAGGATCACAGGTGAAGGAGCAGATCTGGACCCTAAAGGGCTTTTCATTATAGAAAGATTATCAGGAAATCTGTTTGTGACTCGAGCACTCGACAGAGAAACAAAAGCTTCATACAGA CTTGAAGCTCATGCTACTGGAGTTGATGCGAATGTAGGAGAAAAGCCAATGGAAATTATTGTACATGTGCTGGACCAAAATGATAATAGGCCTGTTTTTACTCAAAATTCATTCAATGGAAATGTTCCTGAAGCTGCTGAAATAG GTCATGAGTTTATGACAGTCACAGCCACTGATGCAGATGATCCAGAGACTGACAATGCAGAAATCAGATACTCAATTATCAAACAAGAACCAGAATCACCAAATCCAAACATGTTTCAAATCAACTCTGTTACTGGAGGCATTCTTGTGAATTCTTTAGGTTTGGACAGAGAG AAATGGTCTAAATACACTTTGACCGTTGTCGTTACTGATATGGAAGGAAAAGGTTATCAAACCACTGGCACAGCTGTTATTACTGTGACTGACAGCAATGATAACGCACCTCAGTTTGACCAACCCTCG CACACTGTATCTGTCCCAGAGAATAAAGTAGGAGCTGAAGTGGCCAAACTTACAGTTACTGATGGAGATGAAGAGGGATCTCCTGCCTGGTCAACCAAATATCGCATTATTAGTGGAGACAAGGGTGGGTTTTTCAGTGTCAGTACTGGACCCAGCCAGCTAGAGGGCGTCATCACCACTGTAAAG CCTCTGGACTTTGAGAAGAACAAGCAATACATTCTGTCTGTGATTGTTGAGAACGAGGAGCCGTTTGTCGGTTCTTTGGCCACTTCCACTGCCACAGTCACGGTGAATGTAGAAGATGTGAATGATCCTCCAGAGTTTAATCCAAAGGAGAAGATTATTTACAAACCTGAAGATTCACCGGTTGATAGTGAAGTGGTTTCTTATACAGCCACTGATCCAGATATTGGAAAACCACAGAAGATAAT GTATAAAATTGGCAATGATCCTGACGGCTGGCTGAGTGTAAATCAAAACACTGGATCAATTAAAGTCAGGAAACCTATGGATAGAGAATCTTCCAGAGTCAAAGATGGCAAATACAGAGCTATAATTTTGGCCATGGATGACG ATAATCCTCCAGCAACTGGTACTGGAACCCTGATAATTGAATTGTCGGATGTAAATGACAACGCTCCTGTCATTAATGAAAGAAATATAAAGATTTGTAATCGTGGTTCAAACCCAGTGCTTCTCTCTATAACGGACAAAGATGTACCGCCTAATGCTGGTCCCTTTACTGTTGAGACTCAAGGAGAAACCAGTAGAAATTGGTCAGCCATGATGAGTGACACAT CAACCGGTGTCTTTCTGAAACTGAAGTCTGCATTGAAGGAGGGTAAATACAATGTTGTCCTGAGAGTTTTTGATCGGGAGAGTCTGTTTCAGGATAACACCATTCAAGCAACTGTGTGTGACTGTGAAAAAGGCTCTTGCCTGGAAAGACATTCATTCTGTCTGCGATGA